gttggattctgacctccctacactcaaagtggattttctggagctacagaactcgaaatggcgtgcttctaattgcgttggaaagtagacatccagggattttcagaaatatataatagttcatacttttctcaaggatagatgatgtaaactggcgttcaacgccagttctctgcccaattctggcgtccagcgccagaaaaggattaaaagttggagttcaacgccagaaatggatccaaacctggcgttgaacgcccaaaatggccttatgcacgtgaattgcttaagtctcagccccagcacacaccaagtgggccccagaagtggatctctgtaccatctgtcatagtctactcactttttgtaaacctaggctactagtttagtatttaaacaacttttagagacttattttgtatctcataacatttttagatctaaactttgtacatTTTGACGGTATGAGTCCtcgtattattgtcgtgttaaaattttagaatccttattttcttattaaaacctttttcaaaaataatttttctattaaatcctgtgccaaactttaagtttggtgttttcttgttgatttctctgtgtttttcgaaaattttagtttggttttctaaaaattttaagtttggtgttcttccttcgtgTTCGTGTGTTcctgtgaatcttcaaagtgttcttgagttttcttagtgtcttgatcttaaaatttttaagtttggtgttccgtagtgtttctttttttttttccttaaaaaaattttcgaaaacaaggagcatcagatctaaaaattttaaatcttgtgctatcttattatttttctctctcctctttaaattcaaaaatatcttttctccctgttttaaaagcaaattttcgaaatctacttctaaaatttagatttttattttaaaatttaaaacctttttcaaaaatcatcatatccttttcaaaatctcttaacCACTTTCTTCTCCTCACTTTTTTGAAAATCTTTcactcaattttatttattttattttgatttattttgttttcgaaataaataaataaataaataaataaaaatatttttcctattttacatcatctccctttctccatcatagacctaagcggaaatgaacagtccaagaggactctggggtcatattctaacccctctactgcttcatatgggagtagtatctgcagctacgaaaatgcccctctaaaatgttttcagagtgggttcagttagacatcttctactatgggcttacagaaggagctcagatgtctttagattattcagctggtggatctatccatatgagaaagacaattgaagaggctcaagagctcattgatacagttgccaggaatcagcatctgtacctaagcagtgacccttccatgaaagaagaggttaaaacagcaactgctgaactcagtcttgtaaaacaagctgctgaattcaatcagcaattggactttctaacaaagcagttagccgaattcaaagatagactacaagagacaaggatggctaatatacatatggacgaacagtttaagcaaacaaagcagcaactgtcaaggcaaataacagaagaatgccaagcagttcaactaagaagtgggaaaacattaaataccccacctcaaggcagcaaaaagccaagaaatgagcaaaccacccaagattcacctgaggacagtaagagcccaggaaaaaataattctggcgctaaaacgccagaaaattggtggaaggttggcgctgaacgcccagaccatagccaaaactggcgttcaacgccagaaacaaagcaggattggcgttcaacgccagaaatgggcaaggatctggcgttgaacgcccaaaatgggcaggatctggcacTGAACANNNNNNNNNNNNNNNNaaaccagtggttcaaccacagaggcggctaaatccagccatgaaagaagtggtgcagaaagaggtcaccaaattactagaggctgggattatttatcctatatctgatagcccctgggtgagccctgtccaagtcgtcccaaaaaagggaggcatgacagtgattcataatgaaaaaaatgaaccggttcctacaagaacagttacagggtggcgcatgtgtattgactacagaaggctcaatacagccaccagaaaggatcattttcctttaccattcatagaccaaatgctagaaagactagcaggtcatgattattactgctttttggatggctacacaggctataaccaaattgtagtagatccccaggatcaagagaaaacagcattcacatgtccatctggagtgtttgcttatagaaggatgccatttgggctatgtaatgcgcctgcaaccttccagagataagagaccaacctagttttaaaatgggaaaaatgtcacttcatggtgactgaggggattgtccttgggcataaaatctcaaacaagggaatagaggtagatcaagcaaaaatagaggtaattgaaaaattaccatcacctgccaatgttaaggcaatcagaagctttctggggcatgcaggattctataggaggtttataaaggatttttcaaaaatcgcaaaacctctaagcaatctgctagctgcagACACACCATTTGTTTTTGACACAGAGTgcttgcaggcgtttgaaacgctgaaagctaagctggtcacagcaccagtcatttctgcaccagactggacgttaccatttgagctaatgtgtgatgccagtgatcacgctattggtgcagtattgggatagaggcatgacaagcttctgcatgtcatttattatgctagtcgcgtttNNNNNNNNNNNNNNNNNNNNNNNNNNNNNNNNNNNNNNNNNNNNNNNNNNNNNNNNNNNNNNNNNNNNNNNNNNNNNNNNNNNNNNNNNNNNNNNNNNNNNNNNNNNNNNNNNNNNNNNNNNNNNNNNNNNNNNNNNNNNNNNNNNNNNNNNNNNNNNNNNNNNNNNNNNNNNNNNNNNNNNNNNNNNNNNNNNNNNNNNNNNNNNNNNNNNNNNNNNNNNNNNNNNNNNNNNNNttatattctggtggcagctgattatgtatcaaaatgggttgaggccattgccacacccaccaatgatactaaaacggtgctaaagttcctccagaaacatatctttagcaggttcggtatccctagagtactaatcagtgatgggggcactcacttctgcaataaacagctttactctgccatggttcggtatggaattcgccacaaggtggctactccatatcatccacaaactaatgggcaggctgaagtctctaacagagaattaaagagaatcctggaacggacagtaaatacccatagaaaggattgggcacggagcttggatgatgctctgtgggcttacagaacagcattcaagacccttatagggacctctccataccaactcgtgtatggtaaggcatgtcacctgcccgtggaactggaacataaggcctactgggcaaccagattcctaaactttgatgccaaattagcaggagaaaaatgattgctccagctaaatgaactagaggaattcagattcacagctttcgaaaaagccaagctttataaagagaaataaaaaaagtggcatgacagaaagctgtcatctagaatctttgaaccaggacagaaggttctgttgtttaactctagactcaagctattccccgggaaactgaaatcccggtggagaggaccatacgtgattacaagtgtatcaccatatggttatgtggagcttcaagatattgattctgataagaagttcattgtcaatggacagagaatcaagcactatcttgaaggcaacattgagcaagagtgctcaaggctgaagctagattaaaagctcagcaaggtccagctaaagacaataaagaagcgcttgctgggaggcaacctagccatggggcaacaatcctctaagcattttgccctatttttatttttatttttatttgtttatataaagttcactgacactaaggtgaggaatcatttgtataagtccacagagttacagaaggactcggcacacaaaacagagaaaaagagctcactggcaaaaaaacgccagtaaaagtgtattttgggcgttcaacgcccaaaatgggcatccactgggcgttgaacgccagtaatggtagcaatctgggcgttcaacgccagaaatgggcacccactgagcgttgaacgccagtaatggcagctgctgggcgttgaacgcccaggagagcagtatttgggcgttgaacgcccaaaacaggcagtgtttgggcgttcaaacgccaggatgatggggaggaggcaagtttatttttcttcatattttttcattccaATCTTGATTTTCTTACTTCAATTaatgatttcttacataaacatattaagaaccttgatttctaaattccataatttctaaaaaccctaccctaaaaatatcaaatgtattttaatccataagcaccaggcctctttgcaaattcaatccaactcttttcaaaacttttttttacaaatctatcttttcaactcatcaatatctttttcaaaacctccactttatcttttttaaaatctaaatctatctttttcaaaaatcttttatatcctctcaattttaaactatatcttctcttatcatatcttctatcttatcttttccaaataaatctttttatcatatctttatctcttctttttcgaaaacccaccctccctccctataaatttgagttcggccaccctcccctcccatcaacaattgcacctagctctccttctatccctctcctttcttttcttttacttgaggacaagcatacctctaagtttggtgtgtttatccgcgatcactaagatcatggctcccaaaggaaaacaacccactccaagaggcaagaaagagagcgttccaaaaccctttggaatcaagggaagttcttatctaaagaacattcagaccattataacaaaataatgggtctgagatcaatgatcccggaagttagattcgatctgaaagaagatgaatattcagagatccaggagcaaattcgaatcaggaactgagaagtcctagctaatcctgaaacgaaagtgggaaggaatatgatccaggagttctatgctaatatgtggcagactgacaagcaaaaactatctggaactgctttttatgaatatcggaccatggttaaaggaaagattgttcataccatccctgataagatcagagagatcttaaagctacctcagctgaaagacgatccagactccttcaacaggagaatgatgagaacagacaagggcctggataagattctagaggaggaagtggaggttcatcagctgatctcagttgaattctacaaaattgctaacaaaaattctaaagaggccaggttggcttatccaagcgtgatttctctgctctgcaaggacgccggagtaagaatgggaataactgagtatatctcagttgagaaaccaatcaccaaagcatcaatggaaaaacgaCAGGCGTAGgaggatcccaccaagaagaaaacacaggaatttctcccagaaatccctcaatctgaatactgggagtatcttgagacgtctgtcaccaagatacgggaagctatggagcaaataataaaagaacagaaggaacacagtcaaatgctgacctatatgtttaaagaacaagaggagcaagggcgtgacttaagggaattgaagcgccagaagttttctcttgaagaatcaagcaccccaaagatcagaggaacacccatctcccagaacaaaggttgttaaattccaatttctactttaactctgtgatagtgtcgtatagaagttcaccttaggagtcatatagtagtaattagtatctattttgattttatctccaattaagccatagtttatttttctcatcatcagcaaacatgaataaaatagtagatcttttgaataagaagcaataaaattttgagttttaataagaaaaattctaattagttacatgtggtggcaatactttctgtcttctgaatgaatgcttgaacagtgcatatgtcttttgaatttgttgtttaagactgttaaatatgttggctcttgaaagaatggtgaacatgagacatgttattaatgatctgaaaaatcataaaaatgattcttgaagcaagaaaaagcagcaaaaaaaaaaagccaatagcccttaaaatcaaaaggcaaaggtaataaaaaggatcccaaggctttgagcatcagtggataggagggcctaagggaataaaatcctggcctaagcggctaaaccaagctgtccctaaccatgtgcttNNNNNNNNNNNNNNNNNNNNNNNNNNNNNNNNNNNNNNNNNNNNNNNNNNNNNNNNNNNNNNNNNNNNNNNNNNNNNNNNNNNNNNNNNNNNNNNNNNNNNNNNNNNNNNNNNNNNNNNNNNNNNNNNNNNNNNNNNNNNNNNNNNNNNNNNNNNNNNNNNNNNNNNNNNNNNNNNNNNNNNNNNNNNNNNNNNNNNNNNNNNNNNNNNNNNNNNNNNNNNNNNNNNNNNNNNNNNNNNNNNNNNNNNNNNNNNNNNNNNNNNNNNNNNNNNNNNNNNNNNNNNNNNNNNNNNNNNNNNNNNNNNNNNNNNNNNNNNNNNNNNNNNNNNNNNNNNNNNNNNNNNNNNNNNNNNNNNNNNNNNNNNNNNNNNNNNNNNNNNNNNNNNNNNNNNNNNNNNNNNNNNNNNNNNNNNNNNNNNNNNNNNNNNNNNNNNNNNNNNNNNNNNNNNNNNNNNNNNNNNNNNNNNNNNNNNNNNNNNNNNNNNNNNNNNNNNNNNNNNNNNNNNNNNNNNNNNNNNNNNNNNNNNNNNNNNNNNNNNNNNNNNNNNNNNNNNNNNNNNNNNNNNNNNNNNNNNNNNNNNNNNNNNNNNNNNNNNNNNNNNNNNNNNNNNNNNNNNNNNNNNNNNNNNNNNNNNNNNNNNNNNNNNNNNNNNNNNNNNNNNNNNNNNNNNNNNNNNNNNNNNNNNNNNNNNNNNNNNNNNNNNNNNNNNNNNNNNNNNNNNNNNNNNNNNNNNNNNNNNNNNNNNNNNNNNNNNNNNNNNNNNNNNNNNNNNNNNNNNNNNNNNNNNNNNNNNNNNNNNNNNNNNNNNNNNNNNNNNNNNNNNNNNNNNNNNNNNNNNNNNNNNNNNNNNNNNNNNNNNNNNNNNNNNNNNNNNNNNNNNNNNNNNNNNNNNNNNNNNNNNNNNNNNNNNNNNNNNNNNNNNNNNNNNNNNNNNNNNNNNNNNNNNNNNNNNNNNNNNNNNNNNNNNNNNNNNNNNNNNNNNNNNNNNNNNNNNNNNNNNNNNNNNNNNNNNNNNNNNNNNNNNNNNNNNNNNNNNNNNNNNNNNNNNNNNNNNNNNNNNNNNNNNNNNNNNNNNNNNNNNNNNNNNNNNNNNNNNNNNNNNNaacagccttatgcacgtgaattgtttaagtctcagccccagcacacaccaagtgggccccagaagtggatctctgcaccatctgtcatagtctactcactttttgtaaacctaggctactagtttagtatttaaacaacttttagagacttattttgtatctcataacaattttagatctaaaatttgtactttttgacggcatgagtctctaaactccattgttgggggtgaggagctctgctgtgtctcgatgaattaatgcaagtatttctgttttccatttaaacatgcgtgttcctatctaagatatccattcgcgcctaattacggagaaggtgatgatcaacccatgctctcttgtttattcgcaattcaactgataaatataattgacttcctgactaagaatttcaagataaccatagattgcttcaaactaacaatctctgtgggattcgacccttactcacgtaaggtattacttggacgacccagtgcacttgctggttagtggtacgagttgtgaaaagtgtgattcataattcgtgcaccaagtaggTAACTACGTGATCCTTAGTAATATAGAAATATTGATTAAATTCTGTTATTAATTTGGTGTATTTTACATTGCATTGatttaggatagtttatgttgCTCTGCTCATCCGGCGTTGTCCTTTGCCTCTGCTGGTCTGATTCGGCTGTCTTTCTTCTCCTACTGGTCTGGTCTGGTCCGATTACGTCTCTGCTAAAGGTAACTTCAGTTTATTTGAGTATTGTTAAATATGTTGTTAGTTGATAATCTTAGCTAAAATATTGAACCTTGAGGCTGCTGATATTGTAGTTGAAAATACTTATGATGATGTTGTTGTGGTTGAAAGTATTGGTGTGTAACATGGTTGATTATCTGATTTTTTAGTTATTTGGAGAGTtgatatttttattctattttttgtttctgggttttattattttgattctattttttgtactttttttggtgattttgaAAGTGATAGTCGCTGTGATGCTATGTTTTGTCATGCTGCTCTCTTTTTTTCACTCTTTACATCCTTCTATCCATTCTCGTCTCCTGCAGGCTGCAGAAATTAGTCCAATGGTCAATTACCAGAAATGTTGGGTTAATTTTGATAGGCGTACTCCTGAGTTTAGGAAGTGCCTCGATGAATTATTTTTGGATATTGCCTTCTCTCAACCCGGTGTGAAAAATCAAATACGTTGTCCTTGTCCCAAATGCAAcaattttttgttcaaatttagAAATGAAGTTCATCATCATGTGTGCCAAAGGGGGATAGTGACCTCTTATAAAACATGGGTGCATCATGGTGAGATACTTCAAGATACATCCACTATAGATGTGTCTGATCTAAATCAAATTGATTGTGAAAGGGAGAATGATTCTGCCACTTATGAGATGTTGTATAACATCTTTAGAGGAGAAACACTAGGGGAGATGCCGAGAGATTTCGCTACCAACATAGATTACAATATAGAAGAAGAACCTCATCAGGGGGCAAAGAGGTTCCAGAGGCTAATGAGGGATTATGAACAAAGCCTGTATCCAGACAGTGGGATATCAAGGTTATCTTTCATTGTCAAGTTGTTTCAAATGAAATGTCGCTATGGATGGAGCAACAATTCAGTTGATGCTTTGTTGCTCTTTCTAAAAAGCATATTTCCAAAGGAAAATACTTGTCCAACTTCATTTTATGATGCTCGAAAAGTGATTCGAGATTTGGGATTAGATTACGAGAAGATAGATGCTT
The DNA window shown above is from Arachis ipaensis cultivar K30076 chromosome B08, Araip1.1, whole genome shotgun sequence and carries:
- the LOC107610537 gene encoding uncharacterized protein LOC107610537 codes for the protein MVNYQKCWVNFDRRTPEFRKCLDELFLDIAFSQPGVKNQIRCPCPKCNNFLFKFRNEVHHHVCQRGIVTSYKTWVHHGEILQDTSTIDVSDLNQIDCERENDSATYEMLYNIFRGETLGEMPRDFATNIDYNIEEEPHQGAKRFQRLMRDYEQSLYPDSGISRLSFIVKLFQMKCRYGWSNNSVDALLLFLKSIFPKENTCPTSFYDARKVIRDLGLDYEKIDACVNDCILFRGQAYANLDECPKCKQSRWVKGKGNEKDDPRPKSPGNSIDVYLEPLIEELKELWEEGVETFDVVQKRNFKLSAVVLWTINDYPAYAMLFGWSTKGALACACCHRETSSKRLKHGHKHCYMGHRRYLPHDHPWRRNKSSFDNTRELGEAPKPLSGYDVLEEFKTFEQTEFGNNTKKRKKSEHDKVAGN